Within the Canis aureus isolate CA01 chromosome 18, VMU_Caureus_v.1.0, whole genome shotgun sequence genome, the region GATGAGGGGGTTCAACACAGGGGTGAAAATCGTATAGAAGGCTGAGACCACTTTATCATGGTTATCTGACCTGTATGATTTGGGtctcatgtaaataaaaatagcagctCCATAAAAGAGTCCCACCACAGAGAGAtgtgaggagcaggtggagaaagCCTTCTTGCGGGCTTCTGTAGTACGCATCCGAAGAACAGATGAGAGGATGAGACTATAGGAAGTCAGGATGAGGGAAAAGGGGACCAGAAGCATTAACACACAGCAGATGTACATGACATTTTCAAAGACTGACGTGTCAGCACAAGCCAAACGCACCAGTATGGGGGCCTCACAGAAGAAATGATCAATTTCATTAGCCCTGCAAAATGGAAAACTCAGGGTGGCAGCAGCCTGCATGAGCCCATCAGCTGCCCCAAGGAACCAAGACCCCACAGTCATTCTCAGGCATAATTGCCAGCTCATGAGAACAGGGTATCTCAGTGGGTGGCAAAcagccacatagcggtcataggacaTGGATGCTAAGAGGAAACTTTCTCCACCGCCCAGTGTGAGTGAGACAAAGATCTGCAATCCACAGCCAGCAGGGGATATGGACTTCTTGCCACTCAAGTAGTCAGCTGCCATTTTGGGCACAATGGTGGAGACCAACGTCATGTCCATGAGAGAGAGTTGGCTTAGTAAGAAGTACATAGGTGTGTGGAACCGGGAATCCAGGAGAATCAGGAGAAGAATGAGGGCATTTCCATTCAGGGAAGCAATGGCTATTGTCATCACcacaatgaagagaaaaaggTGGGATCTTGTGTGATTAAAGAGTCCTAGGAGAATGAAATCTATGGTTGTGTTGCTCTTCTCCATGAATTCTGCAGCTGGGATGCTGCAAAcggaaaaattgaaaaggaaggagTTTTTATCATCTAAAGATCTTAACTTCAATACAGTTTTAGACAAGTATTACATATTGAATCCAAGGTCTTTATTCAAAGTTCTACTTCCTAGTTAAAATGGCTTTTCTTGACTTATAATATCTCTTCTCCATAGC harbors:
- the LOC144288414 gene encoding olfactory receptor 2T33-like, whose translation is MEKSNTTIDFILLGLFNHTRSHLFLFIVVMTIAIASLNGNALILLLILLDSRFHTPMYFLLSQLSLMDMTLVSTIVPKMAADYLSGKKSISPAGCGLQIFVSLTLGGGESFLLASMSYDRYVAVCHPLRYPVLMSWQLCLRMTVGSWFLGAADGLMQAAATLSFPFCRANEIDHFFCEAPILVRLACADTSVFENVMYICCVLMLLVPFSLILTSYSLILSSVLRMRTTEARKKAFSTCSSHLSVVGLFYGAAIFIYMRPKSYRSDNHDKVVSAFYTIFTPVLNPLIYSLRNSEVKGALKRWLRKCANVKPQYT